The proteins below come from a single Eubacterium limosum genomic window:
- a CDS encoding ABC transporter ATP-binding protein: MPKKKSVQKPKNIKKTLLRIFSYMAKRRLLLILVILFVFISSGATVAGTYFLKPIINQGIVPLIGKPLTPGALLPFIQMLLLMGGIYLAGAACAYAYNRMMIVISNGTLNAVRRDLFNSMEDLPIKYFDTHTHGELMSRYTNDVDTLREAIAMSLPQMLTATVTVAGTFIMMLILSPLLTLIVIGMLVIMYFVIKIVGSRSARGFKAQQKALGETNGYIEEMIEGQKVIKVFCHEDIVKNDFAELNDKLRGASTQAHTYANVLMPIMGNLSYVQYALTAAFGAVLVIFGSMDLGSIASFLQYTRSFSQPITQISQQFNALLTALAGAERIFEVIDAEPEKDDGYATLVNVCESADGALTECKEVTNTWAWKHPHHDGTLTYEKLRGDVRFHDVTFGYSDDKMVLHNVSLFAKPGQKIAFVGSTGAGKTTITNLINRFYEVQEGKITYDGINIKKIRKVDLRHSLAMVLQDTHLFTGTVADNIRYGRLNATDEEVHAAAELANADFFIRHLPQGYDTMLTSDGANLSQGQRQLLAIARAAVANPPVLILDEATSSIDTRTEALIERGMDQLMEGRTVFVIAHRLSTVRNADAIMVLEHGRIIERGDHEELLKQKGKYYQLYTGQFELD; the protein is encoded by the coding sequence ATGCCAAAGAAAAAAAGCGTTCAAAAACCCAAAAACATCAAAAAAACACTGCTGCGTATTTTCAGCTACATGGCAAAACGCAGGCTGCTGCTGATCCTTGTCATACTCTTTGTCTTTATCAGCTCAGGCGCCACCGTGGCCGGCACATATTTCTTAAAGCCCATCATCAATCAGGGCATTGTGCCGCTTATCGGAAAACCTCTTACGCCTGGGGCACTCTTGCCTTTTATCCAGATGCTGCTGTTAATGGGTGGTATCTATCTGGCCGGCGCGGCCTGTGCCTATGCCTATAACCGGATGATGATCGTCATCTCCAACGGAACCCTCAACGCTGTGCGGCGAGACCTTTTTAACAGCATGGAGGACCTGCCCATCAAATATTTTGACACCCATACCCACGGCGAGCTCATGAGCCGTTATACCAATGATGTCGACACCCTGCGCGAGGCCATCGCCATGAGTCTTCCGCAAATGCTGACCGCCACTGTCACAGTGGCGGGAACCTTTATCATGATGCTGATCCTGAGCCCCCTGCTGACCCTCATCGTCATCGGCATGCTTGTGATCATGTACTTTGTGATAAAAATCGTGGGCAGCCGAAGCGCAAGGGGCTTCAAAGCACAGCAGAAAGCGCTTGGTGAAACCAATGGCTATATCGAGGAAATGATCGAGGGCCAAAAAGTTATCAAGGTTTTCTGCCACGAGGACATTGTCAAAAATGATTTTGCTGAGCTCAATGACAAGCTGAGAGGCGCTTCTACTCAGGCCCATACCTACGCTAATGTACTCATGCCCATCATGGGGAACCTCTCCTATGTGCAGTACGCTTTGACAGCCGCTTTCGGTGCGGTACTCGTTATCTTCGGCAGCATGGACTTAGGCTCCATCGCTTCGTTTTTACAGTACACACGCTCCTTCTCACAGCCTATCACCCAGATTTCCCAGCAGTTTAACGCGCTGCTGACCGCTCTGGCCGGAGCTGAACGGATCTTTGAAGTCATTGACGCTGAGCCTGAAAAAGACGATGGCTACGCGACCCTTGTCAACGTCTGTGAATCCGCTGACGGCGCACTGACCGAGTGTAAGGAAGTCACCAATACCTGGGCCTGGAAGCATCCGCATCACGACGGCACCCTGACCTATGAAAAGCTACGGGGCGATGTACGTTTCCACGATGTTACCTTTGGCTACAGCGATGACAAAATGGTGCTGCACAATGTATCGCTCTTTGCCAAGCCCGGCCAGAAGATCGCATTTGTGGGCTCAACTGGCGCAGGCAAAACCACCATCACCAACCTCATCAACCGATTTTACGAGGTTCAGGAAGGTAAGATCACCTATGATGGTATCAACATTAAAAAAATCCGGAAAGTCGATCTGCGGCATTCCCTCGCAATGGTCCTTCAGGATACCCACCTGTTCACTGGTACTGTAGCCGATAATATCCGTTACGGCCGTCTCAACGCCACCGACGAGGAAGTCCACGCCGCCGCTGAGCTGGCCAACGCCGACTTCTTTATCCGTCATCTCCCTCAGGGCTATGACACGATGCTGACATCCGACGGAGCAAACCTGAGCCAGGGACAGCGCCAGCTTCTGGCCATCGCACGGGCCGCTGTCGCCAATCCGCCGGTACTCATCCTCGATGAGGCCACCAGCTCTATCGACACCCGTACCGAAGCCCTCATTGAACGCGGTATGGATCAGCTCATGGAAGGCCGTACTGTTTTCGTCATCGCCCACCGCCTGTCCACCGTCCGAAACGCTGACGCCATCATGGTGCTGGAGCATGGCCGGATCATCGAACGCGGTGACCACGAAGAATTACTAAAACAAAAAGGAAAATATTACCAGCTCTATACCGGACAGTTTGAACTGGATTAA
- a CDS encoding uroporphyrinogen decarboxylase family protein codes for MNSRKITAEKNQLFEDVFDGKMPERVPILSSGDNSFCLGYVGFDLRREQYSIEKNLEAIEKTTKDFDTDSIFATMVRIPQMYKVLGAKNFVMGGDGFLQHPEVTSLNENDYDDLIKDPFKTICDKALPQIYNEFGKEGFEGKSAFAKGMFTFYSVMDHLDKGYLEIAEKHGKAIYNMACTAACTPFDVLSDQLRSFTGISKDMRRCPDKVEAACEALLPCMVKAGIKPNSSRYQRTFIPLHMAPYMRTKDFERFYWPTFKKYVEALDEAGVGATIFVEQDWSRYYDYLFDLPENTMMIFEEGDPSEIKKKLGKKHILAGFYPMSVLKTGTEKDCLDKAKEIVDVLAPGGKYIFTLDKNLLTVRDINPENLKAVLRFVKEYAVYA; via the coding sequence ATGAATAGTCGAAAAATAACAGCAGAAAAAAATCAGCTGTTTGAAGATGTTTTTGATGGAAAAATGCCAGAGCGAGTTCCGATTCTCAGTTCAGGAGATAATTCTTTTTGTTTGGGCTATGTCGGATTTGATTTAAGAAGAGAACAGTATAGTATTGAAAAAAATTTGGAGGCTATAGAAAAGACAACAAAAGATTTTGATACAGACTCAATTTTTGCAACGATGGTGCGTATCCCACAGATGTATAAAGTACTGGGAGCAAAAAATTTTGTCATGGGAGGAGATGGATTTTTGCAGCACCCGGAGGTGACAAGTCTGAATGAAAATGACTATGATGATTTAATTAAAGATCCATTCAAAACGATTTGTGATAAAGCGTTGCCGCAAATTTACAATGAGTTTGGTAAAGAAGGTTTTGAAGGAAAATCTGCCTTTGCGAAGGGGATGTTTACCTTTTATTCAGTTATGGATCACCTTGATAAAGGATATCTGGAAATTGCGGAAAAGCATGGAAAGGCCATTTATAATATGGCCTGCACAGCCGCCTGCACACCTTTTGATGTTTTGTCTGATCAGCTTCGTTCTTTTACTGGTATCAGCAAAGATATGAGACGCTGCCCAGATAAGGTAGAGGCTGCCTGTGAAGCGCTACTGCCGTGTATGGTGAAAGCAGGAATCAAGCCAAATTCAAGTCGTTATCAGAGAACGTTTATACCTTTGCATATGGCACCATATATGCGCACAAAAGATTTTGAACGCTTCTATTGGCCGACCTTTAAAAAATATGTAGAAGCATTGGACGAAGCAGGAGTGGGCGCGACGATCTTTGTTGAGCAAGACTGGTCCCGTTATTATGATTATCTCTTTGATCTGCCGGAAAACACAATGATGATTTTTGAAGAGGGTGACCCATCAGAGATTAAGAAAAAGCTTGGAAAAAAACATATTTTAGCGGGCTTTTACCCTATGAGTGTGCTGAAAACAGGAACGGAGAAAGATTGTCTGGATAAAGCTAAGGAAATTGTGGATGTTCTGGCTCCGGGTGGGAAATACATTTTCACACTGGACAAAAATTTATTAACGGTTCGGGATATTAATCCTGAAAATTTAAAAGCAGTGCTCCGCTTTGTCAAAGAGTACGCTGTTTATGCATAG
- a CDS encoding 1-propanol dehydrogenase PduQ has product MSKLNDIRFFQVKPAIYYGIGAIEQVGNHDFKQVCIVTDEGMVKFGLLKMLTDVLDKHNIKYHVFSDVEPDPSTEIVEKGLTHILMEKPDALIALGGGSAIDSAKAIIYYCYNFKKMFFEEDYIKKPYFIAMPTTAGTGSEVTEYAVITDKKNNTKIPLTDILMMPDAAILEPKLIESVPPASTAATGMDVLTHAVEAYVSTNNNPFSRCYAAKAAELVFKSLYECYVNGGNLEAKASMQIASCMAGIAFNSAGLGITHSIAHAVGAQWHLPHGLANAIGLPYVVRFNGQCGRAQHLYNRLLSAIGIPNVSGDAAEMLYNSIITLCKEINIPTSLKEQGIDEADFKASKDIIIGKAMKDVCTQTNPLSPTKEQFSELLDQIYYGA; this is encoded by the coding sequence ATGAGCAAATTGAACGATATACGGTTTTTTCAGGTAAAACCGGCAATTTACTATGGCATTGGCGCCATAGAACAGGTTGGAAATCATGATTTTAAACAGGTCTGCATTGTAACGGATGAAGGGATGGTCAAATTTGGCCTTCTGAAAATGCTGACAGACGTTTTGGACAAACATAATATTAAGTACCACGTTTTTTCTGATGTTGAACCAGACCCGTCCACAGAAATTGTTGAAAAGGGGCTGACACACATCCTGATGGAAAAACCGGATGCTTTGATTGCCCTTGGCGGTGGATCTGCCATCGATTCGGCAAAAGCCATCATCTATTACTGTTACAATTTCAAAAAAATGTTCTTCGAGGAAGACTACATTAAAAAACCATATTTTATCGCCATGCCGACAACTGCGGGTACAGGTTCTGAAGTAACGGAATACGCAGTTATTACCGACAAGAAAAACAATACCAAGATACCGCTTACCGACATTCTCATGATGCCGGACGCCGCAATTCTTGAACCAAAATTAATCGAGAGCGTTCCGCCAGCATCGACAGCGGCTACAGGAATGGACGTTTTAACCCATGCGGTGGAAGCCTATGTTTCCACCAACAACAACCCGTTTTCACGCTGCTATGCGGCCAAAGCGGCAGAACTGGTTTTCAAGAGCCTGTATGAATGCTATGTAAATGGCGGCAATCTGGAAGCTAAAGCCAGTATGCAGATCGCGTCCTGTATGGCTGGGATTGCCTTCAACAGCGCTGGTCTGGGCATCACCCACAGTATCGCCCATGCGGTCGGTGCGCAGTGGCATTTACCTCATGGTTTGGCCAATGCCATCGGCTTGCCATATGTTGTCCGTTTTAACGGACAGTGCGGTAGAGCTCAGCATCTTTATAACCGTCTCCTGAGCGCTATTGGTATTCCAAATGTCAGCGGAGACGCTGCGGAAATGCTGTACAACAGCATTATTACCCTCTGTAAAGAAATCAATATTCCGACATCCCTTAAAGAGCAGGGCATCGATGAAGCAGATTTTAAAGCCAGCAAGGATATTATTATCGGAAAAGCCATGAAGGATGTCTGCACCCAGACCAATCCGCTGTCACCGACCAAAGAACAGTTCAGTGAGCTTCTGGATCAGATTTATTACGGCGCATAA
- a CDS encoding ABC transporter ATP-binding protein, translating to MIKHLKPYLAKYRLPSLLAPLTVIVEVLLEIQIPFLMAKIVDQGITTRDLSYVFQIGAIMVLVALCSLLFGVLSGRFAAKGAMGFGSEIRKAVFDKIQEFSFANIDRFSTPSLVTRLTTDITNTQMAYMMVIRVLVRAPVMLVSATIMAAAINGDLVRVFLIVIPILAIALATMSTLAFPRFNAMLKKYDGLNAQVQENLIAIRVVKAFVRARYEKKKFAEANDSLMRASLAAEKIIILGMPIMMLTMYTTIIAILWFGGNMIIGGTLLTGELISFISYVTQILMSLMMIAQVFIMIVLSRSSVARIVEVLEEPISITDETASPSLTAEDGSIEYRNVSFKYQENAAESILTGINFSIASGETVGIIGGTGSAKTTLVQLIPRLYDVTDGQVLVGGHDVRDYTLDHLRSVVAMVLQKNVLFSGTIRDNLKWGDENATDEEVIAAAKAACAHDFIMSFPEGYDTYLGQGGVNVSGGQKQRLCIARALLKKPKIIILDDSTSAVDTATDAAIREGFRQNLKDTTAIIIAQRISSVSDADKIIVLDEGRIDAIDTHENLLENNAIYREVFHSQQKGVEE from the coding sequence ATGATTAAACACCTAAAGCCCTACCTCGCAAAATACCGCCTTCCGTCATTACTGGCGCCCCTTACGGTTATCGTTGAGGTTCTTCTGGAAATCCAGATTCCTTTTTTAATGGCTAAAATCGTGGATCAGGGTATCACAACGCGTGACCTGAGCTACGTTTTTCAAATTGGTGCCATCATGGTGCTGGTGGCCCTCTGTTCATTGCTTTTCGGCGTTCTTTCCGGGCGTTTTGCCGCCAAGGGTGCCATGGGCTTTGGCAGTGAGATCCGCAAAGCCGTTTTTGACAAAATCCAGGAATTTTCCTTTGCGAACATTGACCGTTTCAGCACCCCGTCACTGGTCACACGCCTGACCACTGATATTACCAATACTCAAATGGCCTACATGATGGTCATCCGTGTACTGGTGCGCGCGCCTGTTATGCTGGTCAGCGCTACCATCATGGCGGCAGCCATTAACGGTGATCTTGTCCGTGTTTTTCTCATTGTTATTCCCATACTGGCCATTGCCCTGGCCACGATGTCCACCCTGGCCTTTCCGCGTTTCAATGCCATGCTGAAAAAATATGATGGCCTGAACGCCCAGGTTCAGGAGAACCTCATTGCCATCCGCGTTGTCAAAGCCTTTGTGCGGGCCCGGTATGAGAAGAAAAAATTTGCTGAAGCCAATGACAGTCTCATGCGGGCATCTCTTGCCGCCGAAAAAATTATTATTCTCGGCATGCCTATCATGATGCTGACCATGTACACCACCATTATCGCCATCTTATGGTTTGGGGGCAACATGATCATCGGCGGTACGCTGCTGACGGGAGAACTCATCAGCTTTATTTCCTATGTGACCCAGATTCTCATGTCTTTGATGATGATCGCTCAGGTTTTTATTATGATCGTCCTCTCCCGTTCCTCTGTTGCCCGCATTGTCGAAGTGCTGGAAGAACCCATCAGCATCACGGATGAAACAGCCTCTCCGTCTCTTACTGCTGAGGATGGCAGCATTGAATACCGGAACGTTTCCTTTAAATACCAGGAGAACGCAGCCGAAAGTATCCTGACAGGCATCAATTTCTCCATTGCCTCGGGCGAGACTGTTGGGATTATCGGCGGAACTGGCTCGGCAAAAACCACGCTGGTTCAGCTCATTCCAAGGCTTTACGACGTAACGGACGGACAGGTGCTGGTCGGCGGCCATGACGTCCGGGATTACACCCTGGACCACCTGCGATCCGTAGTCGCTATGGTGCTCCAGAAAAACGTTCTGTTCTCAGGCACGATCAGGGACAATCTGAAATGGGGCGATGAGAATGCCACAGACGAAGAAGTCATCGCCGCTGCCAAAGCTGCCTGTGCCCATGACTTTATCATGTCCTTCCCAGAGGGCTACGACACCTACCTGGGACAGGGCGGCGTCAATGTATCCGGCGGCCAGAAGCAACGTCTCTGCATTGCCAGAGCACTCCTGAAAAAGCCCAAAATCATCATTCTGGATGACAGCACCAGCGCGGTAGACACCGCTACCGACGCGGCCATACGTGAGGGCTTCCGTCAAAATCTGAAGGATACCACCGCCATCATTATCGCCCAGCGTATATCTTCCGTCAGCGATGCAGATAAAATCATCGTGCTGGACGAGGGCCGTATCGACGCCATCGATACCCACGAAAACCTCTTGGAAAACAATGCCATTTACCGCGAGGTATTTCATTCACAGCAGAAAGGAGTTGAGGAATAA
- a CDS encoding TVP38/TMEM64 family protein, whose translation MLEYLESVDAVKQWLLSFGGWTPFIYFLFQILQVIIAPIPGGTTTLVGGALFGWIKGFLLSEAGIMIGTAAAFGIAKKLGRPVILKCVPSKWTDKLDSIRDSRLNMVLFLIFLFPGFPDDIFCYLAGLTKMNFKSFILIALLGRTPGFLMTTLMGAGIMQDNPVRLVVVLGLYGIFAGVLIFNKKRMENYLENSKKHKGDPS comes from the coding sequence ATGCTCGAATACTTAGAGTCGGTGGATGCTGTCAAGCAGTGGCTGCTCAGCTTTGGCGGCTGGACACCGTTTATTTATTTTTTATTTCAGATTCTCCAGGTCATTATTGCGCCGATCCCTGGCGGCACGACTACTTTGGTGGGTGGCGCGCTTTTCGGCTGGATAAAGGGCTTTCTGCTCAGTGAAGCAGGTATTATGATCGGAACCGCCGCTGCCTTTGGCATTGCGAAAAAGCTGGGACGCCCGGTTATTTTAAAATGTGTTCCATCCAAATGGACAGATAAGCTGGACAGCATCCGTGACTCCCGGCTGAACATGGTTTTGTTTTTAATCTTTCTGTTTCCCGGCTTTCCTGATGATATTTTCTGTTATCTGGCCGGTCTTACCAAAATGAATTTTAAAAGCTTCATACTGATTGCCCTGCTGGGGCGTACCCCAGGATTTTTGATGACAACTCTTATGGGAGCAGGTATCATGCAGGATAACCCGGTTCGTCTGGTTGTTGTCCTCGGGCTGTACGGTATTTTTGCCGGCGTGTTGATTTTTAACAAAAAACGAATGGAGAACTATCTTGAAAACAGTAAAAAACACAAAGGAGATCCTTCTTAA
- a CDS encoding TetR/AcrR family transcriptional regulator codes for MKRKENGNTKQKIYETAKRLYIEHGYFNISNKRLSEESGINQGLITYYFKSKKNIALAVLTEDYYILSGYLKYFITPEDDPLIYIVTFMNVTFQIRKHDPKARRFISDVMQEDLLEEFAFINQKAEYLKLLKKSNCSSKNLATQLKLVLATVYGTQRTIQRLINESIELSYDEYFRYMIEILLFALRLPVTQDMVDTLIHKSDQATKQLFETYPHLLNEADYLYKK; via the coding sequence TTGAAACGCAAGGAAAACGGCAATACTAAACAAAAAATTTACGAAACTGCAAAACGTCTCTACATTGAGCATGGGTATTTTAATATTTCCAACAAACGTCTCTCAGAGGAGTCCGGTATTAACCAGGGCCTGATCACCTATTATTTTAAAAGCAAAAAAAATATAGCTCTTGCTGTATTAACAGAAGACTACTATATTCTTTCTGGCTATTTAAAATATTTTATCACGCCTGAGGATGATCCTTTGATTTATATTGTCACCTTTATGAACGTCACCTTCCAAATTAGAAAACATGACCCCAAAGCCCGGCGTTTTATTTCTGATGTCATGCAAGAGGATCTTCTTGAAGAGTTTGCCTTCATTAATCAAAAAGCAGAGTATTTGAAACTTTTAAAAAAGAGCAACTGTTCTTCAAAAAACCTGGCAACTCAGTTAAAGCTGGTTTTAGCGACGGTATATGGCACACAGCGTACCATCCAGCGGTTAATCAATGAAAGTATAGAACTTAGCTATGATGAGTACTTTCGGTATATGATTGAGATTCTGCTGTTCGCTTTGCGTCTTCCGGTTACACAAGATATGGTTGATACCTTGATCCACAAATCCGATCAAGCCACAAAACAGTTATTTGAAACTTATCCTCATTTGCTGAATGAAGCTGATTATCTTTACAAAAAATAA
- a CDS encoding DUF1097 domain-containing protein, translating into MNENTSYLLKMSLVSGVLAGLVLGIYQIGPFGNLMWPIFIGLGVTFASGAELKKTPNYLCCMICGVIWALLYLQMDGLMRNAGLNIGVVTGVCTLVITFVVCAVHMIPLAKTWLNVVPLVFAGLTVTFSQGGQNLIGVILGLTCGILVAVAIEPVTGIFMKKENVEKKRDKAFLEERI; encoded by the coding sequence ATGAATGAAAATACCAGCTATTTGCTGAAAATGAGCTTAGTGTCGGGAGTGTTGGCCGGACTGGTTCTGGGAATTTATCAAATAGGGCCTTTTGGAAATCTTATGTGGCCTATTTTTATCGGATTGGGGGTTACTTTTGCATCCGGAGCAGAGCTTAAAAAAACGCCAAATTATTTATGCTGTATGATATGCGGGGTTATATGGGCCTTGCTTTATCTGCAAATGGATGGTCTTATGAGGAACGCTGGTTTAAATATTGGTGTGGTAACAGGTGTGTGCACTCTGGTTATTACTTTTGTGGTTTGTGCTGTGCACATGATCCCGCTGGCAAAGACCTGGCTCAACGTAGTTCCGCTTGTCTTTGCTGGTTTGACAGTCACTTTTTCTCAAGGGGGGCAGAATCTGATTGGTGTGATTTTGGGATTGACTTGTGGTATCCTGGTTGCTGTGGCCATTGAGCCCGTTACAGGAATATTTATGAAAAAAGAAAATGTAGAAAAAAAGAGAGACAAAGCGTTTTTAGAAGAGAGAATATGA